The nucleotide sequence GGATTAAACCCACCAATATTGGTGATAtaaatatcaatattttctggTGGGACATAATCAGTGATCGGGTTTACTGTATCCAGTCTCATTCCTGGATCTCTTCTTGGTAAAACTTGTTGTGAACCACCAAATTCGACGAATTTTTCCACGTCGAATGGATATAATGGTGACAATTTATATAGCCCAGCAACAGCAAAGACGGGTGTCTTAAATTCTCTTGCACATTCACAAACTGTGGACACACCTGAAGTAGATGAAATAGACCCCCCATTAATGAAAACTGCCTTCGTCCCAATGATGACTTTCCCTACACGAGACATTAGAGCGAAAACTGCTGAATCTGGGATAATTATAGTTTCGATGTCATGTTGAGCCAGAGTTTTAGCGAATATTTGTGCTTTTGTTGTGTTATTGGGGAACCCCTCCGTCACTAGCACTGTGAATGTTCTATTGCTTCTTTCACGTGCTCTTatgagaaatttcaatactGTCTTGGAGTCAGGCGTTGGTGTCAGTAGAATTTCATGATCGTGAATCAAATCGATAGCTATCTGTTGAATTCCATCATCTATGTTTGTAATTTCGTCTATCAAGTCTTTGATTCCCTGTATAGCAACTTGACGGAAATCCGTCTTTGTCTTATTCATtgtggaagaagaagaagatgttgGGTACTTCTTCTGAGGTTGCATTGGTTCTGGTTTTTGTAGCAGGTTGAACatggatgaaattaatgGTTCCGTAACAGTGTTATTCATTGCCATATTGTTGGAAGCATCTTtcatatcttcttcaatttcatctctCAATATGGCTAATATTCTTCTAATGACGTTCCCGCAAGTGAATGCCGTTGGATGTGCTTTCTCTAGTCTATTAGCTAGAGCTCtaatttggaagattaAATCATTGACGTGAGACCACCTTGCTGCAGAAAtgaatcttttcaataattgtaaCGTTTCTAGTGCAATTGGGTATGAGCCTTGAATTTGTCTTCTCTTCAATCTTGCTATGAATGAGTCGATAAATATGTTTATTTCTGGAGGTACAGCATTTGCATTTGCTGTGGCGTTTAGTGATGCTAGATTCAGTGATGACATGTTTGAGGATGGGTGGATTGTGTATGTAGAtgtctatatatatatgagTGGTTGTTGTGTTGTCTGAGtgaaacttttcaatcaaGATTTTGCTACgcagatgaaatttttttttcatgagtgttgaaataaataattgtTAGGGCATATGATATGATATGATATGATAATTAGATTGTGTATTAATAACATACATTCATACATAAGAGGGAGTGAGTTTACATATACGTACCATTGATAGTGATTGGTATCTACATATGTATAATATATACTTTatatatgatgatgatgacgtTGCGTTGCAATTGcaggagaagaagagagaaGATTCTTACAAATCAGCATCGTCTTCATCAGGCAATGGCAATGCAGTAGCTTGGTCCATTTCTTGTTGGTACTTTTGCATCAATTGTTCATCGACTTGTACTTCTGGTGGAGCCAAAGCTGGAGATGCGACGAATTCCAATTGTGGGTTACCAGCCAATTTTCTAGCCAACCATAAGAAAGGTTTTTCGAAATTGTAATTGGACTTGGCAGAGATATCGTAGTATTGTAAGTTCTTCTTTCTGTGGAATGTGATTGTCTTGGCCTTgacttttctttctttgacGTCGACCTTGTTACCACACAAGACGATTGGGATGTTCTCACAAACACGGACCAAATCTCTGTGCCAGTTTGGAACGTTCTTGTAGGTGATTCTAGAAGTGACATCGAACATAATGATCCCACATTGGGCGTTAATGTAGTAACCATCTCTTAGACCACCGAATTTTTCTTGACCTGCGGTATCCCAACAGTCGAATTTGATTTCACCGTAGTTGGTGAAGAAGGACAATGGATGGACTTCGACACCAATGGTAGCgatatatttcttttcgAATTCCCCAGTCAAATGTCTCTTGACAAAAGTGGTCTTCCCGGTCCCCCCGTCACCGACAAGGACCAATTTGAAAGTGGGGACGTTAGATTCAGTAGCAGGAGCGGACATGCTTGATGGATTGATACGTTGTTTGCGAGAGAGGGAAGTAAAAAcagatgagatgagatgagataAGAAGGGAGGGAGTGTGATATAAGAGCAGACTAAAGTAGTGTCTTGTTGTTTTgcaaatcaaaaattttccaattttgaaagcgagaaaaagaaaagatgtTTTGTCACGAAACACGGTTTGTTTACTTTTTGGTTTGGGCGCTTAAACTTTTAAGTAAACAAACCGTGTTTCGTGACAGAcatttattgtattatGTACACATCTTATAtatgaatgaatatttatatttatataaagTAAATGGATAGAGTAGATCAGTGCGCACTGGACTCCTCTAGGTCATCCAAGACCAGCCAGTCCTCCTCTGCATTAGCCTCAGAAGCATTGGCATCGGCAGACGTAGTCTGCAGGGTCTCGATCTTCTGCTTCTTGTAGCTGTCCATGTCCTGGGCATTCACCTCTGTCAATGAGCTGGGTACCTTGGGGGCCGTTGGATTGTGCCATTGCTTAACGTTGTCCAGGGATCCCTCACCTGCTAGAGCGTCCATCATGGTCTTATCATTCTGCAAGTTCTTCAACTCCTTTAAATACAGGTCCTGCATCACATTGCATCTGACGCTGGTGGTGGCGAAAGTGGCCTTGCTCACTAGGGGGAGTACCCTGACGCTGCTCTTCAATACGGATCTGGCCAACATGATTGATTAATTGATTGTTGTAGCTGATGTTCGTTGTAGTGATAAGTTGTTAGTAGATGAGACCATCCTTCCTTTATATTCTATTCCTCACTTTTCTGTTCTCGCGTTTCATTGGTTCTCAAAGCGCGGTTACCCGGCCATCGGATTTTAAGGAAATCTCATATATAACATGTATACCCTCTTTTACACGTATTACAATCACTACAACAATAGCATTCAAGCAAGCAAGCAATCAGTTAATCATGTCCGTGCTAGCCATACCCAGACTTACACTGCCAAGGATGTTGCCCTCCGTGGTTCGTTCTTCTGCCGCCTTTATTGCTACCAGAAGATCTATGGCCACCGCCACCACACACGCTGCCTTCAACAGAGAGAAACCACACGTCAACGTAGGTACCATCGGTCATGTGGATCATGGGAAAACCACTTTGACTGCAGCAATTACCAAGTGTCTCGCCAAAGAGGGGTCAGCGCAATTTCTAGACTATAACGCCATCGATAAGGCTCCCGAGGAAAGAGCTAGAGGGATCACGATCTCAACGGCTCATGTCGAGTACGAGACCAAGAAGAGACATTATTCACATGTCGATTGTCCGGGCCATGCGGATTATATTAAGAATATGATCACCGGTGCCGCTCAGATGGATGGGGCCATTATTGTTGTCGCCGCCACGGATGGTCAAATGCCTCAAACGAGAGAACATTTACTATTGGCTAGACAAGTTGGTGTGCAAAAAATTGTTGTGTTTGTTAATAAGGTTGATACCATTGATGACCCAGAAATGTTGGAATTGGtagaaatggaaatgaGAGAATTGTTGACACAGTATGGGTTTGATGGTGAGAATGCACCAATTATTATGGGTTCTGCATTGTGCGCCCTAGAGGGGAGACAACCAGAAATTGGTGAAAAGGCAattatgaaattattggacGCCGTGgatgaatatattccaACTCCAGAAAGAGATTTAGTGAAACCATTCCTATTACCtattgaagatattttttCCATCTCAGGGAGAGGTACTGTGGTGACAGGTCGTGTCGAGAGAGGTCATTTGAAAAGAggtgaagaattggaaattgtAGGTTACAACAAGACTCCCCTAAAGACTACTGTCACAGGGATTGAAATGTTTAGAAAGGAATTGGATGAAGCCATGGCTGGTGATAACGCAGGTATCTTATTAAGAGGTATTAGAAGagatcaattgaaaagagGAATGGTCTTGGCTAAGCCAGGTACCGTG is from Naumovozyma castellii chromosome 6, complete genome and encodes:
- the GCD7 gene encoding translation initiation factor eIF2B subunit beta (ancestral locus Anc_6.88) — encoded protein: MSSLNLASLNATANANAVPPEINIFIDSFIARLKRRQIQGSYPIALETLQLLKRFISAARWSHVNDLIFQIRALANRLEKAHPTAFTCGNVIRRILAILRDEIEEDMKDASNNMAMNNTVTEPLISSMFNLLQKPEPMQPQKKYPTSSSSSTMNKTKTDFRQVAIQGIKDLIDEITNIDDGIQQIAIDLIHDHEILLTPTPDSKTVLKFLIRARERSNRTFTVLVTEGFPNNTTKAQIFAKTLAQHDIETIIIPDSAVFALMSRVGKVIIGTKAVFINGGSISSTSGVSTVCECAREFKTPVFAVAGLYKLSPLYPFDVEKFVEFGGSQQVLPRRDPGMRLDTVNPITDYVPPENIDIYITNIGGFNPSFIYRIAWDNYKQIDVQLED
- the GSP2 gene encoding Ran GTPase GSP2 (ancestral locus Anc_6.90); protein product: MSAPATESNVPTFKLVLVGDGGTGKTTFVKRHLTGEFEKKYIATIGVEVHPLSFFTNYGEIKFDCWDTAGQEKFGGLRDGYYINAQCGIIMFDVTSRITYKNVPNWHRDLVRVCENIPIVLCGNKVDVKERKVKAKTITFHRKKNLQYYDISAKSNYNFEKPFLWLARKLAGNPQLEFVASPALAPPEVQVDEQLMQKYQQEMDQATALPLPDEDDADL
- the ATP14 gene encoding F1F0 ATP synthase subunit h (ancestral locus Anc_6.92), which translates into the protein MLARSVLKSSVRVLPLVSKATFATTSVRCNVMQDLYLKELKNLQNDKTMMDALAGEGSLDNVKQWHNPTAPKVPSSLTEVNAQDMDSYKKQKIETLQTTSADANASEANAEEDWLVLDDLEESSAH
- the TUF1 gene encoding translation elongation factor Tu (ancestral locus Anc_6.95); this translates as MRPSFLYILFLTFLFSRFIGSQSAVTRPSDFKEISYITCIPSFTRITITTTIAFKQASNQLIMSVLAIPRLTLPRMLPSVVRSSAAFIATRRSMATATTHAAFNREKPHVNVGTIGHVDHGKTTLTAAITKCLAKEGSAQFLDYNAIDKAPEERARGITISTAHVEYETKKRHYSHVDCPGHADYIKNMITGAAQMDGAIIVVAATDGQMPQTREHLLLARQVGVQKIVVFVNKVDTIDDPEMLELVEMEMRELLTQYGFDGENAPIIMGSALCALEGRQPEIGEKAIMKLLDAVDEYIPTPERDLVKPFLLPIEDIFSISGRGTVVTGRVERGHLKRGEELEIVGYNKTPLKTTVTGIEMFRKELDEAMAGDNAGILLRGIRRDQLKRGMVLAKPGTVNAHTKILASMYILSKEEGGRHSGFGENYRPQMFIRTADVTAVMKFPPEVEDHSKQVMPGDNVEMECELVHPTPVEVGQRFNIREGGKTVGTGLVTRIIE